A single genomic interval of Lentimicrobium saccharophilum harbors:
- a CDS encoding sensor histidine kinase, which translates to MTKKLLNTTSKSYLLFTIILIVIAAPAFYYVIQNLYLEDIDEGLELHKDEFLKYSSIQLKEADISIWNRYNRDIKILENQSAKSDTYFYKNYYDSLSEENEPFRELYTPISIEGKPYTLSVRANMVESEDLIISIFIIFIFLLSFLLLGLFFINKRLSAKLWKPFYLTLEKIEMFEIDKTNQPQLTKTNIEEFNRLNQSIEKLIEKNTTIYRNQREFVENAAHELQTPLAVFQAKIDTLIQRSDVSEEQSVILCSLNESVSRLNRLNKNLLLLSKIENEIYSSIEPICINEIIEKQLVFFTEQALSKGISLKTELSKRLIIQSNQTLAEILISNLFMNAIKHNIKNGQVWIKLTENSIVFSNTGIPQSLNREKLFLRFSKTNPLEKGNGLGLAIVKKITEINQWSVFYSFTENIHSFSLIF; encoded by the coding sequence ATGACTAAAAAACTTTTAAATACAACATCAAAATCTTACCTGTTATTTACAATTATATTAATTGTAATAGCGGCTCCTGCTTTTTATTACGTTATTCAAAATTTGTATCTCGAAGATATAGATGAAGGATTGGAACTTCACAAAGATGAATTTTTAAAATACTCAAGTATCCAATTGAAAGAAGCCGACATTTCTATATGGAACAGATATAATCGTGATATAAAAATTTTGGAAAACCAATCTGCAAAAAGTGATACTTACTTTTATAAAAATTATTACGATTCATTGAGTGAAGAAAATGAACCTTTTAGGGAATTATATACTCCTATTTCCATCGAAGGAAAACCTTATACCTTGTCAGTTCGTGCGAACATGGTCGAATCTGAGGATTTAATAATAAGTATATTCATCATTTTTATATTTTTATTAAGTTTTTTACTCCTTGGATTATTTTTTATCAACAAACGATTATCGGCTAAACTTTGGAAGCCTTTTTACCTAACTTTAGAGAAAATAGAAATGTTTGAGATTGATAAAACCAATCAACCACAGTTGACCAAAACGAACATTGAAGAATTTAACCGGTTGAATCAAAGTATTGAAAAACTTATAGAGAAAAATACTACCATTTATAGAAATCAACGAGAATTTGTTGAAAATGCAGCACACGAGTTACAAACGCCTTTGGCTGTTTTTCAAGCAAAAATTGATACTTTGATTCAACGCTCAGATGTAAGTGAAGAACAATCGGTGATTTTGTGTTCTTTAAATGAGAGTGTTTCACGATTAAACCGATTAAATAAGAACTTATTGCTACTTTCAAAAATCGAAAATGAAATCTACAGCAGCATAGAGCCAATTTGTATAAATGAAATTATCGAAAAACAACTCGTTTTTTTTACCGAACAAGCTCTTTCAAAAGGTATTAGTTTAAAAACAGAATTGAGCAAAAGACTTATTATTCAATCAAACCAAACATTAGCCGAAATTCTTATTAGCAATTTATTTATGAATGCTATCAAACATAATATAAAAAACGGCCAAGTATGGATAAAACTGACTGAAAATTCGATTGTTTTTTCAAATACAGGAATCCCGCAATCATTAAATAGAGAAAAGTTATTTTTACGTTTCTCAAAAACAAACCCTTTGGAAAAAGGAAACGGACTTGGTTTGGCTATTGTAAAAAAAATAACAGAGATTAACCAATGGTCTGTGTTTTATTCTTTTACCGAAAACATTCATTCTTTTTCTTTGATTTTTTGA
- a CDS encoding TonB-dependent receptor domain-containing protein → MQAKLISTVIFFTFLISYSFGQNKGVTISGLIKGKADLSALSYVNVVLKTEKDSAFVTGTVTNEEGRFTLSNIKPNNYYFEISFIGYATKKQSIYVGSLSDFLDIATIELEELITPLDEVVVSAKQDDVGSKMEKKTFMVEDNISQSGGSVLQTMQNLPGVTVQDGKVQLRGNDKVTILIDNKQTSLTGFGSQSGLDNIPASSIDKIEIINNPSSKYDANGNAGIINIVMKKNNQEGFNGKVGFTTGIGSLWVRQENLPTIRPQYTFTPKINPSVSFNYRKDKVNVFFQGDYLYTETLNKNEFVTRSYDNGDVINSQLKRNRNTHFTTVKSGIDYTINNQNSLTISGLFGSEKIIDRGDQPFFNSDNSERYRLWQFLEDELKTTAMATASYQHKFKQAGHLFNIGLNYTFHREDEKYFYDNYLPSKTGTDAFKLLSDEQVYDFNFDYIKPLKYGRIETGVKLRNRNIPTNMQFIPGVNSVLDTNAGGWATYKELIPAIYGNYIFENKKWEAELGLRIEYVKIQYDVNPNHNTYSSDGYNYTQPFPNFRLAYKINDNNKISLFYNRRVDRPNEVDIRIFPKYDDAEIIKVGNPALRPQFTNSFELGYKTSWGKGYFYSAVYHRFAKGTITRISSIAPNSDIVYAIFQNAGRSYNTGLEIVLSQEIAKWYSINLNINGYHNQINAFSVENKYPVPNTFTDEKQEIISGNFKLNNTFHLPKNIDAQLTAIYLAPDIIPQGRIAQRFSLDIGIKKSVQKGKGELFLNATDILNTMIIKKEIQGNGFNYISSDYYETQVIRLGYNYKF, encoded by the coding sequence ATGCAAGCTAAATTAATTTCCACAGTAATCTTTTTCACATTTTTGATTTCATATTCATTTGGGCAAAACAAAGGTGTTACGATATCAGGTTTAATAAAGGGCAAAGCGGATTTATCCGCTTTGTCTTATGTAAATGTAGTCTTGAAAACCGAAAAAGATAGTGCCTTTGTAACAGGAACAGTAACTAACGAAGAAGGTCGCTTTACTCTTTCTAACATAAAGCCAAACAATTATTACTTTGAAATTTCTTTCATCGGCTATGCCACTAAAAAGCAATCCATTTATGTTGGAAGCCTTTCAGACTTTTTGGATATAGCCACTATCGAGTTAGAAGAACTAATAACACCATTAGATGAAGTTGTTGTTTCTGCAAAACAAGATGATGTAGGCAGTAAAATGGAGAAAAAGACTTTTATGGTTGAAGATAATATTAGCCAAAGCGGAGGTTCGGTTTTACAAACAATGCAAAACCTGCCAGGCGTAACAGTTCAAGACGGAAAAGTGCAATTAAGAGGCAATGATAAAGTAACCATTTTGATTGACAACAAACAAACTTCCTTAACCGGTTTTGGAAGTCAGTCAGGTTTAGATAACATTCCTGCTTCGTCAATCGACAAAATAGAAATAATTAACAATCCTTCATCAAAGTATGATGCAAATGGAAATGCAGGCATAATTAATATTGTAATGAAGAAGAACAATCAAGAGGGATTTAATGGGAAAGTTGGCTTCACAACAGGTATAGGTTCGTTATGGGTTCGACAAGAAAATCTACCAACCATACGACCACAATACACATTTACTCCAAAAATAAATCCAAGCGTTTCTTTTAATTACAGAAAAGACAAAGTCAATGTTTTTTTTCAAGGTGATTATTTATACACCGAAACACTGAATAAAAATGAATTTGTAACAAGAAGTTATGACAATGGTGATGTGATAAATTCGCAATTAAAACGAAATAGGAATACCCATTTTACAACAGTCAAATCTGGAATTGATTATACAATTAATAACCAAAATTCATTAACAATTTCAGGGCTTTTTGGAAGTGAAAAAATAATTGATAGAGGCGACCAACCGTTTTTTAATTCAGACAATTCAGAAAGATATAGATTGTGGCAGTTTTTGGAAGATGAACTAAAGACAACGGCAATGGCAACTGCCTCCTATCAACATAAATTTAAACAAGCAGGTCATTTGTTTAATATTGGGTTGAACTATACATTTCATAGAGAAGATGAAAAATATTTTTATGACAACTATTTACCGTCAAAAACTGGAACAGATGCTTTTAAATTATTATCAGACGAGCAGGTTTATGACTTTAATTTCGACTATATTAAACCACTGAAATACGGACGAATTGAAACAGGTGTAAAACTTCGCAATAGGAATATTCCAACAAATATGCAATTTATACCAGGAGTAAATTCCGTTTTAGACACAAATGCGGGTGGTTGGGCAACCTACAAGGAGTTAATTCCTGCAATTTATGGTAACTATATTTTTGAAAACAAAAAATGGGAAGCAGAGTTGGGTTTGAGAATAGAATATGTGAAAATTCAATATGATGTCAATCCTAATCATAACACTTATAGTAGCGATGGATATAATTATACACAGCCATTTCCTAATTTTAGATTAGCATACAAAATAAACGATAACAATAAAATTTCACTATTTTACAATCGCAGGGTTGATAGACCGAATGAAGTTGATATAAGAATATTCCCTAAATACGATGATGCTGAAATTATTAAAGTTGGAAATCCAGCTTTGCGTCCACAGTTTACCAATTCATTTGAGCTTGGTTACAAAACAAGCTGGGGAAAAGGATATTTTTATTCTGCCGTCTATCACCGTTTTGCGAAAGGAACAATTACACGTATTTCGAGTATTGCTCCAAACAGTGATATCGTATATGCGATATTTCAAAATGCAGGAAGAAGTTATAATACAGGTTTAGAAATTGTGTTGTCTCAGGAAATTGCAAAATGGTATTCAATCAATTTAAATATCAATGGATACCACAATCAAATCAACGCTTTTAGTGTTGAAAATAAATATCCAGTTCCAAACACGTTTACAGACGAAAAACAAGAAATTATTTCAGGAAATTTTAAACTAAATAATACTTTTCATTTGCCTAAAAACATTGATGCACAATTAACCGCAATTTATTTGGCTCCTGACATTATTCCGCAAGGAAGAATTGCACAACGGTTTTCTTTAGACATTGGAATAAAAAAGAGTGTACAAAAAGGGAAAGGTGAATTGTTTTTAAACGCAACAGATATTTTAAATACAATGATTATTAAAAAAGAAATTCAGGGTAATGGGTTCAATTACATTAGCAGTGATTATTACGAGACGCAGGTAATAAGGCTTGGTTACAATTACAAATTCTAA
- a CDS encoding cytochrome b/b6 domain-containing protein has product MEQTNYSKVYRIIHWTIAISFTLLLLTIFLRLTWLNKFNVAAIIQDYLSGTDQTLSQEQLIVLAKKIRQPMWDWHIYIGYVLVGLFSIRIILPTLGQMKFQNPFTKNLTVKEKFQKWTYLIFYICVLISLVTGLIIELGPKELKKPMEEIHVLGIYYLVAFIGIHLGGVLMAEFTNQKGIISRIISGKKIEK; this is encoded by the coding sequence ATGGAACAGACAAATTATTCTAAAGTATATCGAATAATTCATTGGACGATAGCAATATCATTTACTTTATTACTATTGACTATCTTTTTGAGATTGACGTGGTTGAATAAGTTTAATGTTGCAGCCATTATTCAAGATTATTTGAGCGGTACCGACCAGACATTATCTCAAGAGCAACTAATTGTCTTAGCCAAAAAAATTCGACAACCAATGTGGGATTGGCATATTTATATCGGATATGTATTGGTTGGATTATTTAGTATTCGCATCATACTTCCGACATTAGGGCAAATGAAGTTTCAAAATCCTTTTACTAAAAACCTAACTGTAAAGGAGAAATTTCAAAAATGGACTTATCTAATATTTTATATCTGTGTTTTAATTTCTTTGGTAACAGGACTTATCATCGAATTAGGACCAAAAGAACTAAAAAAACCAATGGAAGAAATTCACGTTTTGGGCATCTACTATTTAGTAGCATTTATTGGGATACATTTAGGAGGTGTCTTAATGGCAGAATTCACTAATCAGAAAGGTATTATCTCAAGAATAATAAGTGGGAAAAAAATTGAAAAATAG
- a CDS encoding SecDF P1 head subdomain-containing protein — MRDLKNTLLIVFVFLIAFSSCSGLRKADNKVVNVNIDSVYNHILMDSILVSGWYYIIETNNGFKRQLDKSDEFYFVDPRPILVKDHFDKIELFETDFKGQYPDYIGLEIRINKEYVNLWATATEKSIGKRLGLIIDNKLVNAPQVNARIEGGMTALNRSVYSKEELKKFKTRLK, encoded by the coding sequence ATGAGAGATTTAAAAAATACCTTACTGATTGTTTTTGTTTTTTTGATTGCATTTTCGAGTTGCAGCGGACTAAGAAAAGCAGATAATAAAGTTGTTAATGTGAATATTGACTCTGTTTATAATCATATTTTAATGGACTCTATATTAGTTTCTGGTTGGTATTATATAATTGAAACAAACAATGGATTTAAAAGACAACTTGACAAATCTGATGAATTTTATTTTGTTGACCCTAGACCAATATTAGTAAAAGACCACTTTGATAAAATCGAACTTTTTGAAACCGATTTTAAAGGACAATATCCCGACTACATTGGATTAGAAATAAGGATTAATAAAGAATATGTCAATCTATGGGCAACAGCGACTGAAAAATCCATTGGTAAGCGATTAGGCCTAATAATTGACAATAAACTTGTAAATGCTCCACAAGTCAATGCTAGGATTGAAGGAGGAATGACTGCATTGAACCGAAGTGTTTATTCAAAAGAAGAATTAAAGAAATTTAAAACGAGATTGAAATAA
- a CDS encoding IS1182 family transposase — protein MKYQQGQDREQLHIFPMSMEAAISSDNEVRMIELFVESLDIKSLGFKVDHMENGRPAYHPKDLLKLFLYGYMNRIRSSRELEKETRRNIEVMWLLKGLNPDHNTISNFRRDNPNAIKKVFRATVALAKHFNLIGGKLLAGDSTKLRAQNSKKNNFNEKKIQRHLDYIENKLGEYEKQLAENDGDKEKEQELKQQIETQQQRKQSYENIQKQLVESGEVQVSTSDPESRQMITRNNITEVAYNVQTTVDDQHNIPIDYKVTNENDSKAMGDMLRRAKVIVGNNTFTALYDKGYHTGSEFEKAAELGVEVLVAIPAVAANAPDEAYNVEHFRYEAAGDYYVCPQGSELHTNGTWYQSKAAPFKQYKTPDCKTCPVRELCTTSIKNGKIVQRNKYVEYIEANKIRIQHNQNYYRRRQAIVEHPYGTIKRQWGFNYIMTKKSIKRASADVGLVFTAYNLRRILNIIGKEALRCFLVDFLMYIVVFWALLEHFWRMQKNQLQVSLEKSSCLEPKYLLI, from the coding sequence ATGAAGTACCAACAAGGACAGGACAGGGAACAGCTGCATATCTTTCCAATGAGTATGGAAGCTGCCATCAGTTCCGACAATGAGGTGCGGATGATCGAACTGTTTGTGGAAAGCCTTGATATTAAGTCACTTGGATTCAAGGTTGATCACATGGAGAACGGTCGCCCGGCCTATCACCCCAAGGACTTGCTCAAGCTCTTTCTGTATGGCTATATGAACAGGATCCGCTCGTCACGTGAGCTGGAGAAGGAAACCAGACGCAACATCGAAGTGATGTGGCTGCTCAAAGGCCTGAACCCCGACCACAACACCATCAGTAACTTCCGCAGAGATAACCCCAACGCCATTAAAAAAGTGTTCAGAGCAACAGTTGCCCTGGCAAAGCACTTCAACCTGATTGGCGGCAAACTGCTGGCCGGCGACAGCACCAAACTCAGGGCACAGAACTCCAAGAAAAACAATTTCAACGAAAAGAAAATCCAGCGCCATTTAGATTATATCGAGAATAAACTGGGAGAATATGAGAAGCAATTAGCTGAAAATGATGGCGATAAAGAAAAAGAGCAAGAACTAAAGCAACAAATTGAAACACAGCAGCAACGCAAGCAATCCTACGAAAACATCCAGAAGCAGCTGGTAGAAAGCGGTGAAGTTCAGGTTTCAACCTCAGACCCTGAGAGCCGTCAGATGATTACCCGCAACAACATCACCGAAGTAGCCTACAATGTGCAAACCACAGTGGACGATCAGCACAACATTCCGATTGATTACAAAGTAACCAATGAGAATGATTCAAAAGCCATGGGCGATATGTTGCGCCGGGCAAAAGTCATTGTTGGAAACAATACATTTACAGCCCTTTACGACAAAGGTTACCACACAGGCAGTGAATTTGAGAAAGCAGCAGAGCTAGGCGTTGAGGTGTTGGTAGCTATTCCTGCTGTGGCCGCCAATGCACCCGATGAAGCCTACAATGTGGAGCATTTTCGTTATGAAGCAGCAGGAGACTATTATGTTTGTCCACAGGGATCGGAATTACACACCAATGGCACCTGGTATCAAAGCAAAGCAGCACCTTTTAAACAATACAAAACACCTGACTGTAAAACATGTCCGGTGAGGGAGTTATGCACTACATCCATCAAGAACGGAAAGATCGTCCAGCGCAATAAATATGTTGAATACATAGAAGCCAACAAGATTCGCATCCAACATAACCAGAACTATTACCGCCGACGACAGGCCATTGTGGAACATCCCTATGGCACAATAAAAAGGCAATGGGGCTTCAATTACATCATGACCAAAAAAAGCATCAAACGTGCCTCGGCCGATGTAGGATTGGTATTCACGGCCTACAATTTGCGCAGAATTTTGAATATCATTGGAAAAGAAGCACTTAGGTGTTTTCTTGTTGATTTTTTGATGTATATTGTCGTCTTTTGGGCTTTATTAGAGCATTTTTGGCGCATGCAAAAAAATCAGCTTCAAGTTTCGCTTGAAAAATCAAGTTGTTTAGAACCTAAGTATTTGTTAATTTAG
- a CDS encoding alpha/beta hydrolase, whose amino-acid sequence MCWPERDIFKTARQRLALAVSNKQKKIMEHTYCINIFKALLIMLLSISRLYAQDSPFPDKSELEGKNSGDFVIKSGTIYKNKADFGLILVPESRSNPQSRPITIPFIRHYARNDSIEKPIFLLGGGPGKSNLWTEMPEVFYTHNDVINVGYRGVDGDIKLKCKGIGEAMTINNPLSPASLITMRKTLRGTYDSLLQESIDLNGYNMLEVVDDIEAVRNALGYEDFNLFSTSYGTQVAYIACLRYPQYIHRNLMIGASNRERLLLGWEPEMVDKMLNNYNTLWKSDSEAVLKSPDILITIKKVFQTLPIEWQNIRIDPDKLKLASFYLLYETETAAALFDAYVAAEKGDYSGLALISLGYDETVIDTSRQYWGDFINKVVSGGLDTTKSYDSEPTGSIFGSPSRKFWWNSTSLGGWPVNQIPTEFRQLDTIKAKTLIINGELDFSSPPDYIMELNPYLSNGKIVIIPSMGHMEVVYNQREGFEHLVDKFYRNGIVDTSKYIPKKIDFTPAETFQDEAKRLFQNEIK is encoded by the coding sequence TTGTGCTGGCCGGAAAGAGATATTTTCAAAACTGCCCGCCAGCGTTTAGCCTTGGCCGTTAGCAACAAGCAGAAAAAAATCATGGAACATACGTATTGCATAAATATATTCAAAGCCTTGTTAATTATGCTATTAAGCATTTCAAGGCTGTATGCACAGGATTCTCCTTTCCCCGACAAATCTGAATTGGAGGGAAAAAATTCAGGAGATTTTGTCATTAAAAGTGGTACCATTTACAAGAACAAAGCAGATTTTGGATTAATTCTAGTACCTGAGAGCAGAAGTAATCCTCAATCACGACCCATAACCATTCCATTCATCAGACATTACGCCAGAAATGACTCAATTGAGAAACCAATTTTCCTATTGGGTGGTGGACCAGGAAAAAGTAATCTATGGACAGAGATGCCGGAAGTATTCTACACTCATAATGATGTCATCAATGTTGGTTATCGGGGTGTTGATGGTGATATTAAGCTGAAATGTAAAGGAATTGGAGAAGCTATGACCATAAATAATCCTCTTTCGCCAGCCTCGCTTATAACTATGCGAAAAACATTACGGGGAACTTACGATTCTCTTCTACAGGAAAGTATTGATTTAAATGGTTACAATATGCTTGAAGTTGTTGATGACATAGAGGCTGTACGTAATGCTCTGGGATATGAGGATTTCAACCTTTTTTCAACAAGCTATGGAACGCAGGTTGCATACATAGCTTGTTTGCGTTATCCACAGTATATTCATCGCAATCTTATGATTGGGGCAAGCAACAGGGAGCGTCTTTTATTGGGTTGGGAACCTGAAATGGTTGACAAGATGCTGAATAATTACAACACTCTATGGAAATCAGATTCTGAAGCTGTTTTAAAATCACCCGACATTCTAATAACAATTAAAAAAGTGTTTCAAACGTTACCAATTGAATGGCAAAATATCAGGATTGATCCTGATAAACTAAAGCTTGCTTCGTTTTATTTGTTATACGAAACGGAAACAGCAGCAGCGCTCTTTGATGCTTACGTTGCAGCAGAAAAGGGTGATTACAGTGGTTTGGCGTTGATCTCACTGGGTTATGATGAGACTGTTATTGATACATCAAGACAGTATTGGGGTGATTTTATTAATAAAGTTGTCAGTGGTGGTTTGGATACAACGAAAAGCTATGATTCAGAACCTACAGGTTCAATTTTTGGCTCCCCTTCAAGAAAATTCTGGTGGAATTCAACTTCATTGGGAGGATGGCCGGTCAATCAAATTCCAACTGAATTCCGACAACTTGACACCATAAAGGCTAAAACACTTATAATCAACGGAGAACTGGATTTCTCAAGCCCTCCTGATTACATTATGGAATTAAATCCTTACTTGAGTAATGGTAAAATTGTTATTATCCCGTCAATGGGGCATATGGAAGTTGTATATAATCAACGAGAAGGTTTTGAACATCTTGTAGATAAGTTTTATCGTAATGGGATTGTCGATACTTCAAAATACATCCCTAAAAAAATTGACTTCACCCCTGCCGAGACTTTTCAAGATGAGGCAAAACGATTGTTTCAGAATGAGATCAAGTAA
- the abc-f gene encoding ribosomal protection-like ABC-F family protein yields the protein MMLILQNISYTHPSKDLLFSDINLTVNNHEKTALIGNNGVGKSTLLKIIASELQPSSGQINIDAEPYYVPQIFGQFNHLTIAQALRIEGKLNALKDILNGNTSEENFNLLNDDWTIEDRCKEALNFWQLDGLDLSQKMETLSGGQKTKVFLAGISIHQPELVLLDEPSNHLDVSGRQLLYSFIKSTKSTLIVVSHDRKLLNLLDTICELSKHGVKVYGGNYDFYKEQKQIENNALSQDIQSKEKELRKAKEKERETLERQQKLDSRGRGKQEKAGVARIMLNTLRNNAENSTSKMKSVHAEKIGGISQDLQELRSSLPDIDKMKFGFDNSALHKGKVLFTATNINYAYHKQPLWKDNLNFQITSGERIALKGTNGSGKTTLIKLILGDIKPQAGTIYRADNKAVYIDQDYSLLDNKLKVYEQAEQFNVSALQEHEIKIRLNRFLFTKNDWDKSCSALSGGERMRLLLCCLTINSKSPDIIIFDEPTNNLDIQNVEILTAAINEYQGTIIVVSHDETFLEQINIERTIEL from the coding sequence ATTATGTTGATTTTACAAAACATTTCATATACACACCCAAGCAAAGATTTACTGTTTAGCGACATCAATCTGACAGTAAACAATCACGAAAAGACAGCTTTAATAGGCAACAACGGAGTAGGGAAATCTACCTTGCTCAAAATTATTGCAAGCGAACTTCAACCTTCAAGCGGACAAATAAACATTGACGCAGAGCCGTATTATGTTCCGCAAATTTTCGGACAATTCAATCATTTGACAATAGCACAAGCGTTGCGAATTGAAGGCAAATTGAACGCTTTGAAAGACATCTTGAACGGAAACACAAGCGAGGAAAATTTCAATTTGCTGAATGACGATTGGACAATAGAAGACCGTTGCAAAGAGGCACTGAACTTTTGGCAATTGGACGGCTTAGACTTATCGCAAAAAATGGAAACGTTAAGCGGAGGACAAAAAACAAAAGTTTTTTTGGCGGGAATTTCCATTCATCAACCCGAATTGGTTTTGTTGGACGAGCCAAGCAATCATTTAGACGTTTCGGGCAGACAACTTTTGTATAGCTTCATTAAGTCCACAAAAAGCACATTGATTGTTGTAAGCCACGACAGAAAATTACTAAACTTGTTGGACACAATTTGCGAATTAAGTAAACACGGAGTTAAAGTTTATGGCGGTAATTACGACTTTTACAAAGAGCAAAAACAAATTGAAAACAACGCTTTAAGTCAAGACATTCAAAGCAAAGAAAAAGAACTGCGAAAAGCCAAAGAAAAAGAACGGGAAACATTGGAACGACAGCAAAAATTAGACAGTCGTGGAAGAGGCAAACAAGAAAAAGCGGGCGTTGCCCGAATAATGTTGAACACTTTGCGAAACAATGCAGAAAACAGCACATCAAAAATGAAAAGTGTTCACGCAGAAAAAATCGGGGGCATTTCGCAAGACTTACAAGAACTTCGTTCTTCGTTGCCTGACATTGACAAAATGAAGTTTGGTTTTGACAATTCAGCATTACACAAAGGAAAAGTTTTGTTTACGGCAACAAATATCAATTATGCTTACCACAAACAACCGCTTTGGAAAGACAATCTGAACTTTCAAATTACAAGTGGCGAACGAATCGCATTGAAAGGTACAAATGGTTCGGGAAAAACTACTTTGATAAAACTCATCTTGGGCGACATTAAACCGCAAGCAGGAACAATTTACCGAGCAGACAACAAAGCGGTTTACATTGACCAAGACTATTCTTTGCTTGACAACAAACTAAAAGTTTACGAACAAGCCGAACAATTCAATGTTTCTGCATTACAAGAACACGAAATCAAAATCCGGCTCAACCGCTTTTTGTTTACAAAAAATGATTGGGACAAATCTTGTAGTGCTTTGAGTGGTGGCGAAAGAATGCGTTTGTTACTTTGTTGCTTGACGATTAACAGTAAGTCACCAGATATTATTATTTTTGACGAGCCAACAAATAATTTAGACATACAGAATGTTGAAATACTGACAGCAGCAATAAATGAATACCAAGGGACAATCATTGTTGTGTCGCACGATGAAACATTTTTAGAACAAATAAACATAGAACGGACAATTGAACTTTGA
- a CDS encoding SIMPL domain-containing protein, which yields MKKTLFGILLLIPSFAFAQSSEKNFIDFNYIEVTGKAEMEISPDLIYLKILLNEKDNKNKISISEMEQQMADKLSEIGIDISKDLLVKDISSNFKYYLLTKNEILLAKEYQVIVRDAKTASKVFIELEKIGISNVSIDQLDNSKITEYRKEVKMEAIKAAKEKAQSLAMAINQDIGRAIYIQELNNSYVDNRASNFVVRGYASSNIYGSRASDLDIDFEKIRLEYSILCRFELK from the coding sequence ATGAAAAAAACATTATTTGGAATACTCTTATTGATTCCATCATTTGCATTTGCGCAAAGTAGTGAAAAGAACTTTATTGACTTTAATTACATTGAAGTTACAGGAAAAGCAGAGATGGAAATAAGTCCGGATTTGATATATCTTAAAATATTGCTAAATGAAAAAGATAATAAAAACAAGATATCTATTTCTGAAATGGAGCAACAAATGGCGGACAAACTTAGTGAAATTGGAATTGATATCTCAAAGGATTTGCTTGTTAAAGATATATCAAGCAATTTTAAATATTATCTATTGACTAAGAATGAGATTTTGCTAGCTAAGGAATATCAAGTAATAGTTAGAGATGCCAAAACTGCCAGTAAGGTATTTATTGAATTAGAAAAAATTGGAATCTCAAACGTCTCAATTGACCAGCTTGACAATAGTAAAATTACAGAATATAGAAAAGAGGTTAAGATGGAAGCAATAAAAGCTGCTAAAGAAAAGGCTCAATCATTAGCTATGGCCATAAATCAAGATATTGGAAGAGCAATTTATATTCAAGAACTGAACAATAGCTATGTAGATAATAGAGCTTCGAATTTTGTTGTTAGAGGATATGCTAGCTCTAATATATATGGCTCGCGCGCATCGGATCTAGATATTGATTTTGAAAAAATTAGGTTGGAATATAGCATATTGTGCAGATTTGAACTAAAATAG
- a CDS encoding PepSY-like domain-containing protein, whose translation MKTSKLFVIAFAAISINACAQKPNVPEKVNKAFTQKFSDAKSVKWDKENETEWEAEFKINGQEYSANYSTDGVWIETEHEIEKSAIPANVKQTLDTEFAGYKIEEAEISETAEGSVYEFELEKDKTNMEVAVSPDGKVVKKEVKTEKDEETND comes from the coding sequence ATGAAAACATCAAAATTATTTGTCATTGCTTTTGCAGCAATCAGCATCAATGCTTGTGCTCAAAAACCTAATGTTCCTGAGAAAGTAAACAAAGCCTTTACACAAAAATTTTCTGATGCCAAATCGGTAAAATGGGACAAAGAAAACGAAACGGAATGGGAAGCCGAGTTTAAAATCAATGGACAAGAGTATTCGGCGAACTATTCTACAGATGGCGTTTGGATAGAAACCGAACATGAAATTGAAAAATCAGCCATTCCGGCTAATGTAAAACAAACTTTGGATACCGAATTTGCCGGCTACAAAATTGAAGAAGCAGAAATTTCGGAAACTGCCGAAGGAAGCGTTTATGAATTTGAATTGGAAAAAGACAAAACAAATATGGAAGTAGCTGTTTCGCCCGATGGGAAAGTAGTGAAAAAAGAAGTAAAAACCGAGAAAGACGAAGAAACCAATGACTAA